The genomic stretch TCGCTGGGAGGCGCGTGTTTCTCTTTCCTCCCAGCCTTGTTTACTCCCATCTTCCACGTACAGGCTGTATAATCCCCTTTCCTTACTACATTGTCCCATTTCGTGATACGAATCGCTAtcttaaaacaaatattttgttggaATCTGTTCCTCAACGCTTGTTCGATTGCCTAACTGATCACCGAAATAAGTcaggctttttatttaaaaatctaaTTCGAAATATAGATTCATTTTGACAATAAACACGAAGCACGAGTGGGTTATTTACATGTTTTCATCGAATTGCGTGTCAGTAATTGTACGTTTTAAACTGTAGTCTTGAAAAGTTTATATGAAGTTAGCGATGGTTTGTTTTAAACTATTGATGATCCTTATTCTTGATAACGGAAACTACATTATAAAGTAAAATTCTTGTGAATAAACTCTTTCAAATAGATTTTGAAGATGTGGCTCCATGTTCTGCTGAATATAGATTACTTTATACGGGAATCTCGTATAAATGGTAACTTCTAGCTTATCTGAATCACAAACTTTAAGGTCTAAGCCAGTTCACATACTGCTATTTAAACGTTCGCTCGCTGCGaggtaacagtctctctctctctctctcctcagatcGCCCATGGCAGGGTGTCCCATAAAAAGAAAGCACAATGAATATGAATAGGACATAGCTAAATGGAACCGTCAAAGCTGCACCGCCCTCAATGATCTCCACGTCATACTAACAAGACCATTATGTATAGGAGGGAGCTTTTGTTTCCCTGCACTCTGCACCTCTATAAAAAGCTTCTTTTAAAACCAAATCTCGTTCGACATCACAACTGGCCAAGAGGTCCAGTCTGCTTGGGGAGCGCTTTTGAGCTTATAGGGGAcgctgtaattttttttgttgttgttgctcgTTTCTGTCACTGACGTTGGAGGTTGGCATCAAAACAAGGTCTCAAACTATTGACTAGAGAACATCTCATAATAAGGAGAGGTAATAAAATGAATTCTGACTCGAGCTCTCTCTCCAGCAGAGCTTCGTCGCCAGACGTGGACGAAATTTATCTGAGAGATCATctccagcaccaggactccaggaTGAATTCGGTGTCTTCAACGCAGAATGATCTGCTCCAGAAGCTCGCCAGTGAACACAATATAACAGCCCTCAACAGATCTGAGGACAAGACGGGAGGCAAGTTCAAAGTGAAAAAGCAACTCTCGGAGCACGACTTGCAGAACCTTCGACTGAAGATCAACGGGAGAGAGCGCAAAAGGATGCATGACTTGAACCTGGCGATGGACGGACTCAGAGAGGTCATGCCTTATGCCCATGGACCATCAGTAAGGAAACTTTCCAAAATCGCCACTTTGCTGCTGGCCAGAAACTACATCCTGATGCTATCGAACTCTCTGGAAGAGATGAAAAGACTAGTAGGGGAGATTTACGGCGGGCACCATTCTGCTTTCCATTGCGGGACAGTAGGACATTCTGCTGGGCACCCAGGACACTCCACATCTGCCCATCAGGTCCATCCCATCTTGGGCAGCGCCctgacctcctcctcttcctcaatctCGGCGGCTCTACCGGGGATCAGCGCGGTGAGACCTCCTCATTCACTGTTGAAAACGTCTTCAGCACCTCCTGTACCGTTAGGAAACACCTTTCAGCACTGGGCAGGATTGCCATGTCCCTGTACCATCTGCCAGGTGCCGCCGCCTCCTCACATCTCAGCCCTAAGCACAGCCAGCATGCCAAGGCTCTCTACAGATGGTAAAGACTTAATGAAGTAAGGTCTGATTTTGCCAGCTGTGAttgttattaaaaaaaagacGCCGCGTTGCATAAGAAGACTGACTTTGAGTTGCATTAAAAAGACTGACCTTGTGTTGCATAAAAAACAGACTGTCAGCTAACTCCAACAGCCAGATCTGATTGCATGTATGCTtgctttaaaaaataatttgtgaATTTTCTTTTCCAAAACGGTATCTCGTGTAGCCAGCAAGTTATGAAAAATGCATTTCCTTGTAACAAGGATTTGGTACATGAGTATTTCTTTGACTGTATAAATAAATCCACGTGGACAGACGCATGGGAAACAGTGCAAATAGAGTAAGAGCGAGCGAAACAGACAGAATGTGATTTTGTCAGTGTTGGAATTCCTATAGTACAAGAGGTAATAAGATTGCTGAAATGTAGTTGTTAGCTGAGGTGTGTCTTATGTTGTCCATGTTTGCTCAGATCCGCATGGCTTGTGGTATACAAATTCGTTGCAAAAGAAATCACACGTTCTTCAACATTTGCTGCAACTATTTTGTTACACATCGAAGACAACACTCGTGTCttttatttttgtattatctTGATGACTTATGGATATATTTATTAACGCCCGGTGTCCCTGAATGATCTCGTTTCAATAAAAGTCAACTTAAAACGAATTGGCGGAAgcggtatttttaaaaatttgctatGCATTTTGTAAATATTTTCATTTGACCATTGCCTCCAGCCAGCCCAGTTGGTTTCTGTCTGCATCTTGCGAAAAGTTTAAGTGTTTAGATTAAACTCCGTGCAAAAGACTAAATCCAACTTTATAACCAACAGTTACACGGTTTTCTCATTTTGCTGAAAGTCAGAAATACTACGCAGACTTTACTTAAAAGCTTTTAACGATTCTAATTAGTGTTGCAGGAGGTGCCTATAATAAAACGTGCCTAAAGAAATGAAAGGCGGCTGATGGTGCGCCTGCATTAAAGGGTACACTCCAATTTATCAGAAAGTTTATGAGACAGCTTACTTTTTGGAACTTTTGCTATTAATATTGTATGTTGCGGCAAATATGGCGTCTACTTTATATGTGCGCATCAGTAATTGGAAACTTGATCAGTAGATTAACTAGTAGTAACGCCATTCATACGTGTGTGTTTATGTGACTCGCGTACAAATGCAGACATGTTTGTGAATACCTCCTTACGAAATGTCCGCGTGTGAGTTAAACCAATATTGTATAGGCAGAGCATTGATGGTGAAAAGATAAAATACTGTATTGTCTGTGAATGTTAAATTGCACTGATCCATAATAGGAAAACTCGAAGTTTTTTTTATAAATCAGACTGTAATTGTGGGCGTACTTGTCCCTGAAACAACACCGATATCACAACTACAGTGGAGAACACGGAACCGGGGTGTTGATAATGTTAAAGATGGTGGTTAACCAAACTCTCTCAAAGAGTGTAAAGTTACCGATTTCTCCATCACCTCTGCCGGTAGGTACAGAGCTGTGTTTGTTCAATTGATTGTGCCCGCGCTTTCTCTGCTCTCTTAGTTTGAAATACATATGCGCTCCCCAAACCCTGTGATTTTAGATTAAAAGAAACTTCATTGGATTTAGTGTGTCAGAAATCTTCAAGTTCAAGCACGCCACTAACAAGAGGATTGGTTGAAAGTGGGAGGTGCTTCTGGGTTCAGAGTCACCGCACTGTTTTGCTGGAGAGGATACGATTTGCACACAAGAGGGACCTGGATTGAGACTGTAGATCACGACATCCATTGTGAaaatatacattaatgatttagaatAATACCGTAGGCAACCTTGCATCTTTAAACAAAGTAGTTAATAATAGACAAAATAAACCTGTTTTTCTTTATTCCggattttttttggagggggagggggtaataATGTGGGAGCGGATTGCTTTGGAGATGTCCAAATATAAACATTTCCAGCGGTTTCAAGTATAGTTCATTGACGTTCAGATTCTACAGACCCTGAGATTACAGAtattgttttttctctctccaataATAATACCTGACATAGAGAGTAGACAATTAGATTACATAAGGAATGCTAGTGATTAATTCCCTATAAAGTCACAAATTTACATCTTAGAATTTCTAGATGCTAATTTCGTTACTTCGTTAGTTGGGATTAAATGGAAGATTAATGAATACTTAAtcatattttaactttttttcctccttccatttccgaACGTTCATATCGAACCCTTGTATATGGGGCGGGTTTAGTAAAATCCTTTTGAGACATATCTTTAAGTCATAAATCCGGGGTTGTCAAAGATTTTCTGCCCATCGTGTCTCAAATGTACCCTATATCCCACACAAACAAAAACTAAGAAAAATCATTGGAAAAAAACTGCAGCTACCGTGTTATAAAATCAGAGTTTTTTTTGTAGTAATAATCTGCAGTATTACTTCAGGCTTTAGAAAGAATAATCTTCTTGTTTTCTCCAAGCTCTGGAGTCAGCTTCTCTCCAAAAACCTCAAGTTCAAAAGCCGCAGTGCAGAAATGTATTGGTTCTGTCTTTTCGTAACGTGCACCTAAGTCTGAAATCTGTAATAAAGTTAAAGGACTCGCTCTATGCTTGAATTTGTGTGACTATCTCACGCGGGTCTTTTTAATTTTACAAATGACTTAACTGTGATTGGCAAGGAAATCACAATTCCCATTGTCTATGTTTAATAAATAAGTTACGCGATAAAAGAAGTCCCTCGGTTGGAAATTAAATCGAATGCAAAAGCGCATAAACAAAACATATTACAGCGAATCGTGTAAATATCGGGGTGATTGATTATAACCCAGCTGCTACTGTGAAATGAATACAATTCTCCGTCTTGTATTTACCATATCGGTTTGTTTCCTAAATTCTGATAGGAGTTTAGAGAAACTCCGCGAAAGTGTCTGTTTGCAGAGATTGCAAGCTAATTGTTCTTGGTGAACAATGAGAGAAGTACATCAGAGAGTCAGCAGAGTGTGCATTGCACAATCGTTGATTCAGAGCAACCATAATGCAAGATTATGCATTCCATCTACTTGTTAAGTGATGGAAATGAGAAAGCGGATTGAGTCCCCGTTGTATGTTTATAGATTGGAATCCTCTTGTTTTGTTTCCCCCAGATTTACTGTTAACACCGTGAGCACAATAAAAGGTTTGTAATTTAACATTTTGGTTTCGGCTGCAAACAGCACCGAAGAGCAGCGGAGGCGCAGAATGGACTGGCAGATGGAGCAAGATTAACTTTATGCAAATGTGTTCCTTTTGCTTATGGCGTTAGCTAGATTACTCccaaataattttatttttttactacGCCCACACACATGTATAGCACACAAAAAAAGTTGCAGCTGTCGGATTACAACTTGACTATATTAATAAGTGTCGCATGTTTGAATACTTTCTTAAACTATTTTTTTTACAGAATCGCAAAATTACGGTTTACAGTACAAAATTACAGAACACAGTTCTCGTTTTATATTGTGAAAACCAGAAATTAATGAACTACATATTCCCCAACAATTGGTAACACTCAATTAAACGCTGTTCGTATGAGAAAATCAAATTAGTATCTGAATTCCCGTAatatatataaattttaaaaacggAAACAATAGTTCTCAGGTACTGTTCACATTTGACTGAAATAAACCAATAAACTCTGTAGTGACAACCCTGTACGTTCAGTATTGTTTTCTATGCATTAAAATctgtaataattttttaaaaggtgcatGATTTTTTGTTAAGAGTTTCTCTAAATTTCTCACTTAAATCGTTTTGGTTTTACAAATCCTTTCCCTGTAATTTGGAGTAATGTTTACTGATTATTCCAAATTTTACAGCGATCACTAATTGGATGCTTTCGAATAACTGAAATTGATTTGAAATTGACTCGTGATTACTAGAACAGGAACACTGCAATTTTCGATATTTTGTTCCGCCTCTGTTACAAGAACAAAATAATGTAGATCAGGATTTCATTTTCTGTTTTACTTTAACTGAAGATAAATATAACAACAATCCTTCTATTaaaatagcaccttatcacatcgaaacatctcaaagcgctcAAATTAATTAACTGCTTTGGACGTGCAGTGACTTTTATTAAGAAGGCAAATCGAAATTAAGTATTCCTAACCGATTAGAAGAGAAAGTTTTCAGACCATTTAAAAGTTCCCAAAAGAGTGATCTTTCCTATTTGATGAACGGCCATGATCAAAAATGCAAGGACAACACCGGTAACAATACTTTTTGCTATAAATCAGGAAACCTTTGTTTTGACTGACAAAAAAAACCCTTCTGTATCTCACCAGTAATCGTCATATCATTTTGGTTGTCTAATCTACCGAGAAGCGTTTTATGTGTTTTCCCCCAAATTCTCAACGAACAATACTAGCACTAACAAGAAGCTTTGTCCCGGAATTGaaagtattttaaaatgatttttttaaactgcaaaaCGCCCCTATGAATCTCACCAGTGACTGTCATATCATGTTTGTTTGCTAAGTGGATAAATCTATTAAATTAGTTGCAAAATGTTTCGCTGTTTTCTCCAAATTCTCAAAGGACACACCTGTTGTCTGAACAGTTTTTTAACCAGCTTGCTAAGCAGATCTGACAGATCAAAGGATCCGGGCGTTACACATGAACTTTAACAATAGACTAGCCCTTAGCAAGAGCTGCTGTCAGACCCGGGCTTGTGCCAGGAGCATTAAGTCTGCAATTGAAAATAAATTTTATTTGAATAAGGACCTCTGCCTGATCAGAGGGATCGCCGACCCTGAAACAAAGGCAGTTGGAGATAACTTATTGACTCAATTGACAGCCTGAATACAGTTCATTATGCTTGCCCACTCTCACTAAATGTGACAGGTTTTAAAAGTGAATTAGGCGGCAGGTGCACAAaccatttttctttctctctcgggAGAACAGAGGACCAGATATCACCTGATTCCATGCACACCAGTCTTTGCAGTTCgtgctttccctttctctctctttccagtaAAACGAAATACTTGAAACAGACTTTAGAGGGGACCAACATTTCgttacattttgtttttttttagtcaATATCAGCAGTGCCCAGTTCTAAGTTCCGGTGATGTTGCATCCCCCTTTTTTTCTATAGCAGATGGCGTTCACTAGTTGTTCACAAATGGTTGTCATTGAGTGTTTGTTTGCCTGCCAGTAACCCATAGTTCAGGGAATCCCTCAGAGAGTGTATCAGCACTTGCTCCGCTGATAAAACAGTCACAGCGAATGAACTGCCTTTTCTTGTCATTCACACGATGATGTTTCTTGAACACCATTTAAAAGAAAACTGTTGACACAAGTTGTGTGCTGACTTTATGGAAATTTCAAAGTGTACTTCGTTTTCGTTTATAAAAAAATCCAGCACTGCGTTTAAATATTGCATGAGAAAAATCGCATATTCGGGGTAACAGATGCATATGTTGTAATAAATGCGGCATAATGGTTGAGAATGTTTCTTGTAAACTCACGTTGATGTTCAGTGCAATTTCACAAAACGCCGTGAATGCAGTTGAGAACACAGACGTAACGTTCGGAGCtgtaatgctttttaaaaataattcttacGGAGCACTGCTTATAATTTCACAATTCATTTCTAACCAGACGCATTTTACTGTGCCTGAACAAATGTGTTCCAAcacggcaaaaaaaaaaatcctctgttTGGTTGAATTTTACTTTTTGAATTGGGGTATCTAATTTAAAAGAACTAATTCAGCAACAAGGGACCATTTTACTATTTGATTGAGGGACAGGTCTAACTGTGAATTCAAAGAAATTTAAAACAAGTCCAAATATACAATGTTAATGTTGACCAAAACCTGCAATTTCAGCAATATAATAGTACTTCTGGAGGTGTTATGACAATCGTGACCAACTGTGGCAATTAAATCGTGTTCTAGATATATGACGATTGATATCAAACTGTTGTATGTCTGAGCGCTTTTGCACCATTATTATCCACCAGTCTTTTCTGTACCTTTAAATTATACACAAAGTACTTAAATAATACTTAATAATATCAATTTATTTAACAAAAGCTCTACTCCAGTGTTGTTAACCTCTAAAGATCTAAAGGACGTTTTTGCTTATTTTTCATATTTTATATAGGCATCCACACAAAAATATAGAATGCAATGGACCTATTTACATTCCACCAGGAAGTAACTAAATCGCCAGTAACTAGTTGCACGTCTAATATTCCTGGTCTATAGACTAGTACCTTGTGAAATAAAAACCTTTGAAAGTCTCTGAAAGTAAACGATACCCCGAAAATAAACTAGCTGACACTTGTAAAAATGACAGATTTCCACTAATTTAACTAACTCTAGTTTAGGTGATTTTGATGTATTCATACACACAGGATCAATGAGAGCAAAACATGAACCAAAAGAAATGTACTTTCTTGCAGCACACtttacaaagtggaaaattgcaacCCTATTATTTCTGGTGTGGTCTCTTTGTAGTCATCACAAAGTTGACTGCTTGGTGTGTGATATGAGATGCAGATGTATCATACCTTAAATGTAGGGgaagaaattgttttttttgcaGAAGGGTGGAGAAAATGAAAGACCTTTAGTTTGCAAATGTGTAATTTAGTAGTAATTAGTAAAGGAGGGTGGTCTTAACTGTTTGTATATTATTTATCAATTTGATTCAACAAagaagcatttatcagaccatAAGAAAGTTTGGCTGAAATATAGCAAGGAACAAGTGATTGTTGATCAGAAATTGAGTGTAATCGAGGAGGATATTTGTATGGATTGGTAAGATAAATGAGGGAAAACTATTTCAACTCCTTGGTGAATCGGTAACTAaacagggcacaaatttaagatcatcactaaCAAATAAAGAGATATGTTGGAAGATTTTTTTAATACAGAGGAGTGTAAGGACATGGAATGCCTTATCAGAAATagcagtggaagcagaatccatcatagcttataaaagggaaattgataaatatttgacattttaaagagcatggagaaagggcaggggagtatgGCTAAGTTGATCGTTCTTTCAGCAAGCCAGCACAGGTTCAAGGAAcaaaggaacacaggaacaagagtaggccatttagccccttgaatctgttctgctattcaattagatcatggctaatctgtatcctaactctatccacccgccttggttccgtaacccttaatactcttgcctaacaaaaatctatcactctcatttttgaaattttcaattgacctagcgtcatcagcttttttgggggagagagttccagatttccacta from Heptranchias perlo isolate sHepPer1 chromosome 5, sHepPer1.hap1, whole genome shotgun sequence encodes the following:
- the olig3 gene encoding oligodendrocyte transcription factor 3, whose amino-acid sequence is MNSDSSSLSSRASSPDVDEIYLRDHLQHQDSRMNSVSSTQNDLLQKLASEHNITALNRSEDKTGGKFKVKKQLSEHDLQNLRLKINGRERKRMHDLNLAMDGLREVMPYAHGPSVRKLSKIATLLLARNYILMLSNSLEEMKRLVGEIYGGHHSAFHCGTVGHSAGHPGHSTSAHQVHPILGSALTSSSSSISAALPGISAVRPPHSLLKTSSAPPVPLGNTFQHWAGLPCPCTICQVPPPPHISALSTASMPRLSTDGKDLMK